The Triticum aestivum cultivar Chinese Spring chromosome 7B, IWGSC CS RefSeq v2.1, whole genome shotgun sequence genome window below encodes:
- the LOC123159038 gene encoding uncharacterized protein (The sequence of the model RefSeq protein was modified relative to this genomic sequence to represent the inferred CDS: added 32 bases not found in genome assembly), producing MPEPQAILPLRALPPDAPLPFPPPFHHQTPATPAATATANASATPTPPPATPPNPTPPPVTHPHSSSSTRPPHPWEIAARAWLESFPDGRPPTEPEVDAYIDAHRPELPSLPRSQLHQRLLALRGDQVLDPDQSAFPYRFQRTDLWKPVYQWLETLEMDSLVTSKQISDWLASNPQVMDRLVEKHSKYHLIHYSQRMHLKLLKKRGKLPKTLQLSAARATFQPSAVPVAPPESVATLPKSLPPATGGFPGGNASISPGGSANRSPGVSASRLPGGSTPIKDKNMSLSKKKEALFKYELLTDLQNQLTSVMLKHCRTVAIKDTDSLYMDIQKPETNILYIQEGATTASASNPADVPKIYVNEQPNAGGVVESEFGQKRKRNPIIVTPAWCYSEAATGTSEREQNSSSYSDGARSFNIWKGHVNPSSTQRSIKKNLLFCLEGREIGSNWSQVCSYGGYAGRNRERWTPFLEGWNSPAVQFEGPAVQAVRKSYLSWNATSCAYTSSAPSAQPHDRQGVRKVLDVKFHPEGLPQLVSCSNEAPNELLLFNLLSGRAIQLRGHNTKIQSTSFAVKGASVVSCGSNLLKVWDCITGSCLYTLGGDDQNSVGHTQKINAMAVNKWQSCLVVTSGAKGDGKLLLWNALRGELASDLNSNLRSQDMVYPSIDTMEFCSENLLACGSDCDYGGSAVVQLWDIESPESYLSFSASDSYITSLKINLAGNTIITGSGDGTIGLFDIRACSAINHLSVGSGSEVTSVSFSNCGTYFSASSTSNNTLVWDTRLVPLSHTRDALRSKDMRFFRPLHCLSHGKQMPTAEYTSQLPGHVDEGDQGVNATQWLHNQPVLVTASGDGSVGMWDVTLGKPCVRHIVTHNRCANAVAVAPNDEYISTGGSDQKVVLYHNRNGCAHLNWRLTYPLPGTD from the exons ATGCCGGAACCGCAGGCCATCCTCCCGCTCCGCGCGCTGCCGCCCGACGCGCCGCTCCCCTTCCCCCCGCCGTTCCACCACCAGACCCCTGCCACCCCcgccgccacggccacggccaACGCCAGCGCCACCCCGACCCCTCCCCCGGCCACGCCCCCGAACCCGACCCCTCCCCCGGTCACGCAT CCCATGGGAGATCGCCGCGCGCGCCTGGCTCGAGTCCTTCCCCGACGGCCGCCCTCCCACCGAGCCCGAGGTCGACGCCTACATCGACGCCCACCGCCCCGAGCTCCCATCCCTCCCCCGTTCCCAGCTCcaccagcgcctcctcgcgctccGCGGCGACCAG GTTTTAGATCCAGACCAAAGTGCATTCCCATACAGGTTCCAGCGAACTGATCTATGGAAGCCTGTGTATCAGTGGTTGGAAACTCTTGAGATGGACTCGCTAGTTACATCAAAGCAGATATCAGACTGGCTTGCATCGAACCCACAGGTGATGGATAGGCTGGTTGAGAAGCATTCCAAGTATCATCTGATACACTACAGCCAGCGGATGCACTTGAAATTGCTCAAGAAGAGAGGGAAGTTGCCAAAG ACTCTACAACTTTCTGCGGCTAGAGCCACATTCCAGCCAAGTGCTGTTCCAGTTGCCCCACCAGAAAGTGTGGCGACCTTACCGAAATCTCTACCTCCGGCAACAG GTGGATTTCCAGGTGGCAATGCAAGCATATCTCCAGGTGGCAGTGCAAACAGATCTCCAGGTGTCAGTGCAAGCAGACTTCCAGGTGGCAGTACACCAATAAAGGACAAAAATATGTCTTTGTCCAAAAAGAAAGAAGCTCTCTTCAAATATGAACT TTTGACAGATTTGCAGAATCAATTGACCAGTGTGATGTTAAAGCACTGTCGTACTGTCGCCATTAAAGATACAGATTCACTGTATATGGATATTCAAAAGCCAGAGACCAACATATTATATATACAAGAAGGGGCAACTACTGCAAGCGCATCAAACCCTGCAGATGTGCCAAAGATTTATGTCAATGAACAGCCGAACGCAGGGGGAGTAGTGGAGAGTGAATTTGGCCAAAAGAGAAAGAGAAACCCAATCATTGTTACACCAGCGTGGTGTTACAGTGAAGCTGCAACAG GAACGTCGGAGCGTGAACAGAATTCTAGTTCATATAGTGATGGTGCGAGAAGTTTTAATATATGGAAGGGACATGTTAATCCATCGTCTACACAGAGATCTATAAAGAAAAATCTATTGTTCTGCCTAGAGGGGCGTGAAATCGGTAGCAACTGGTCTCAAGTTTGTTCTTATGGAGGTTATGCTGGAAGGAACCGTGAAAGATGGACCCCATTTCTTGAAG GATGGAATTCACCCGCAGTTCAGTTTGAAGGGCCTGCGGTACAAGCTGTAAGAAAAAGTTACCTATCTTGGAATGCAACTTCATGTGCTTATACATCAAGTGCTCCTTCTGCTCAGCCTCATGACAGG CAAGGTGTACGCAAAGTTCTTGATGTAAAATTTCACCCAGAAGGGTTGCCCCAGCTTGTTTCTTGCTCTAATGAG GCACCAAATGAATTATTGCTTTTCAATCTTCTTTCTGGGAGGGCTATTCAACTTAGAGGCCACAATACTAAG ATCCAGTCAACCTCATTTGCGGTTAAAGGAGCAAGCGTTGTATCTTGTGGTTCTAATTTACTGAAG GTATGGGACTGCATAACGGGCTCTTGCCTCTACACCCTGGGTGGCGATGACCAAAATTCAGTGGGGCATACTCAAAAAATCAATGCTATGGCAGTGAATAAGTGGCAGTCCT GTCTGGTTGTCACTAGTGGAGCAAAAGGTGATGGGAAGCTTCTACTATGGAATGCTCTGAGAGGTGAACTCGCTTCTGATCTGAATTCAAACCTGAG GTCACAGGATATGGTGTATCCTTCGATTGATACAATGGAGTTCTGTAGCGAGAATCTTCTGGCATGTGGAAGTGACTGCGATTATGGTGGCTCAGCTGTGGTACAACTATGGGATATTGAGTCTCCAGAATCTTACTTATCTTTCTCTGCAAGCGATTCG TATATTACTTCCCTTAAAATCAATCTTGCTGGCAACACTATCATTACAG GTTCTGGTGATGGGACTATTGGTTTATTTGACATCCGTGCTTGTTCTGCAATTAATCATTTGTCGGTGGGGTCTGGTTCTGAG GTTACATCTGTTTCATTTAGCAACTGTGGTACCTATTTTTCTGCCTCTAGCACATCAAATAACACTTTGGTTTGGGATACAAGACTAGTTCCACTAAGTCACACCAGGGATGCTTTGCGAAGCAAAGACATGCGTTTTTTCCGGCCTTTACATTGCTTGAGCCATGGCAAGCAGATGCCAACTGCAGAATATACGAGCCAACTACCAGG TCATGTCGATGAGGGTGATCAGGGGGTAAACGCCACACAGTGGTTGCATAATCAACCTGTCCTTGTTACTGCAAGCGGTGATGGCAG CGTTGGAATGTGGGATGTTACTCTAGGCAAGCCTTGTGTCAGACATATCGTCACTCATAATCGATGTGCCAACGCT GTTGCTGTAGCCCCCAATGATGAATACATCTCCACAGGAGGAAGTGACCAAAAAGTT GTTTTGTATCATAATAGAAATGGGTGTGCACATCTTAATTGGCGTCTTACGTACCCTCTGCCTGGAACTGATTAA